One Plasmodium cynomolgi strain B DNA, chromosome 12, whole genome shotgun sequence genomic region harbors:
- a CDS encoding elongation factor 1-gamma (putative) → KLLAPKNDIRSLKVQVVASFCNIKLNIPQFEIGKDDKTQEFLNYSPLGRLPVLVTPSGSLFESNAISKYLCNIRRENNLLGKGAFEEAQVNMWVDFNTYELEIPVCCYISNKSNEKSQKHIQETFACLNKHLLLNQFMVGNGITLADLFICVIICFAMKSDKMDENFLKKYGNLFRLYNTISNQKQFKYVFASQQGVGKKGGAQDKNVQKNANNEKKKDKSNKKKDNKNDDDDECELLSDEPTEKKTKKTNPLDLLPPSSFSLDEWKYKFSNEKDLLNVAMPHFWKTYDANGFSLYYMKYDKLEDECQISFVACNMAGGFLQRLDNNFSKYSFAVITVLGENKDYDIEGVWLFRGTEIPFEMKDHPSFEYHVFKKLDVNNSADKQIVENYWCSKESVGARPLVDRKVWK, encoded by the coding sequence AAATTACTAGCCCCGAAGAACGACATAAGGTCGTTGAAAGTCCAAGTGGTTGCCTCGTTCTGCAACATCAAGCTGAATATTCCCCAGTTCGAAATCGGGAAGGATGACAAGACGCAGGAGTTCCTTAATTACTCCCCCCTTGGTAGACTCCCCGTATTAGTAACCCCTAGTGGAAGCCTATTCGAAAGTAATGCCATTAGTAAGTACCTATGCAACATAAGGAGGGAAAACAACCTATTGGGAAAAGGAGCCTTTGAAGAAGCACAAGTAAACATGTGGGTAGATTTTAATACCTACGAATTAGAGATACCAGTCTGTTGCTATATTAGCAATAAATCGAACGAAAAGTCCCAAAAACATATACAAGAAACATTTGCCTGTTTGAATAAGCATTTATTGTTAAACCAATTTATGGTGGGAAATGGAATAACCCTAGCAGATTTATTCATATGTGTTATTATATGCTTTGCAATGAAATCAGATAAAatggatgaaaattttttaaaaaaatatgggaaCTTATTTCGACTGTACAATACAATAAGTAATCAGAAGCAGTTCAAATATGTGTTTGCCAGTCAACAGGGGGTaggtaaaaaaggaggtgcCCAAGATAagaatgtacaaaaaaatgcaaacaatgagaaaaagaaggataagagtaacaaaaagaaagataataaaaatgacgatgatgatgaatgTGAGTTGTTAAGTGATGAAccaactgaaaaaaaaacgaagaaaacaAATCCACTCGATTTGTTACCACCATCATCTTTTTCTCTTGATGAGTGGAAGTACAAATTTAGCAACGAAAAGGATCTCCTCAATGTTGCTATGccacatttttggaaaacgTATGATGCTAATggattttctttatattatatgaaatatgACAAATTAGAAGATGAGTGTCAAATATCTTTCGTTGCTTGTAATATGGCTGGTGGCTTTTTGCAAAGATTAgacaataatttttccaaGTACTCTTTTGCTGTTATCACTGTGTTGGGTGAAAACAAGGACTATGATATTGAAGGGGTTTGGCTATTTAGGGGTACTGAAATTCCTTTCGAGATGAAGGATCACCCGTCGTTTGAGTACCACGTGTTTAAAAAGTTGGATGTCAATAACAGCGCCGATAAGCAGATTGTGGAAAACTACTGGTGCTCGAAGGAGTCCGTCGGCGCGCGCCCTCTCGTCGACCGCAAGGTTTGGAAGTGA
- a CDS encoding 60S ribosomal protein L6 (putative): protein MAKDKKVKVKKAAGEETVKYYRVKGKKKILIPIKAKKTIAKKYYGRKLASKKKYMVQGKMRKSIEVGKVAIILSGRHMGKRCIITKILPSGLLAVVGPYEVNGVPLKRVNPRYVVVTSTNIFKFENMAGLKDEFVKLAEQIEDSSFVKSLEIKKKQKKLLSKKNESLFMNDVITKIKELMKEDPKVQKLQKIQKEIDTLLKDEIAKNKIFAEYLKSKFTLRNDMSLHKMKF from the coding sequence atggcgAAGGACAAAAAGGTAAAGGTAAAGAAGGCCGCGGGCGAAGAAACAGTCAAGTACTACAGAGTGAagggcaagaaaaaaattttaatcccAATTAAGGCCAAGAAAACAATTGCGAAGAAATATTATGGAAGGAAATTAGCATCAAAGAAGAAATACATGGTGcaaggaaaaatgagaaagtcGATCGAAGTTGGAAAAGttgcaattattttgtcAGGGAGACATATGGGCAAGAGATGCATAATTACGAAGATATTACCCTCAGGGCTGTTAGCTGTCGTAGGTCCGTATGAAGTAAACGGGGTCCCTTTAAAGAGAGTTAACCCACGATATGTCGTAGTGACGTCCacgaatatttttaagtttGAAAATATGGCAGGCCTGAAGGATGAATTTGTTAAATTAGCCGAACAGATCGAAGATAGCTCTTTTGTTAAATCtttggagataaaaaaaaagcaaaagaaattacTTAGCAAAAAGAATGAAAGTCTCTTTATGAATGACGtgataacaaaaattaaggaaTTGATGAAGGAGGACCCCAAGGTGCAGAAACTGCAAAAAATCCAAAAGGAAATTGACACTCTACTGAAGGATGAAATTGCCAAGAACAAAATCTTTGCAGAGTATTTGAAGTCAAAATTTACACTGAGAAACGACATGTCTctgcacaaaatgaagttcTGA
- a CDS encoding hypothetical protein (putative), whose product MNDGLNKLTSVESEYLEKSGKKRRQKFLTPNDDVCVHQDGNFERNCLSTVQEEIKHNKEFALPDAHVNDRRSVQGENPSCVEPNESCSLDAKVEEEDFETLEVIKQLSSIRIDSDSDSSVGGDKVVCNKKENTPKKRNKKKRGKNTITPLWDNSDVECVEDAIVYDESKDTDFPDLLQLFEEYNEKYFFNKLKSVQVKWSNKMKLCAGICIFKKSGYCCIRLSLPLLKLRKIKEYRSNQAEEKREFKKHMYRINKVTGLCITIYHSFHKEVNFYRNHVWRCTGVCRTYPPHFGYVKRSMNRPPGPKEKWWRRHSSYCRGKFVKVEDAEAAKNSDTVHLSAAGNNPGILGKAMDSTRAKNKKTSAKDGFEKRADAVETELLNDAILIMDSKEQNVEKQKEVDQLDIINLIKTLFSDNKQKVWSFPDLSVDYHKAFKNENYFEID is encoded by the exons ATGAACGACGGACTCAACAAACTAACCTCCGTCGAGAGCGAGTACCTAGAGAagagcgggaaaaaaagaagacaaaAATTCTTAACTCCAAATGATGATGTCTGTGTCCACCAGGATGGGAATTTTGAACGAAACTGCTTGTCCACTGTCCaagaggaaataaaacacaACAAGGAATTTGCCCTCCCCGATGCCCATGTAAATGATAGGAGGTCGGTCCAAGGAGAAAATCCCTCCTGCGTTGAGCCAAATGAAAGCTGTTCCTTAGATgcaaaagtggaggaagaagatttTGAGACCCTTGAAGTGATAAAGCAGCTCAGTTCCATTCGTATCGACTCAGACTCGGACAGCTCCGTCGGGGGAGATAAGGTGGtttgtaataaaaaggaaaatacaccaaaaaagcggaacaaaaaaaaaagggggaaaaacacaatTACACCCTTGTGGGATAACTCGGATGTGGAATGTGTGGAGGATGCCATCGTGTACGATGAGTCCA AGGACACCGATTTCCCAGACCTACTGCAACTCTTCGAGGAATACAACgagaagtatttttttaacaaattaaagtCAGTGCAGGTGAAGTGgagcaacaaaatgaagttatGCGCAGGGATATGCATATTTAAG AAATCAGGCTACTGCTGCATTCGGCTATCCCTCCCCCTTCTGAAGCTGCGGAAGATAAAGGAGTACCGG AGTAACCAAGCTGAAGAGAAGCga GAGTTCAAAAAGCACATGTACAGAATTAACAAAGTGACGGGGCTGTGCATTACGATATATCACAGCTTTCACAAGGAGGTGAATTTTTACAGGAACCATGTCTGGCGGTGCACG ggtgtcTGCAGAACATATCCTCCCCACTTTGGGTACGTCAAAAGGTCTATGAATAGACCCCCCGGGCCCAAGGAAAAGTGGT GGAGAAGGCACTCCTCGTACTGCCGCGGCAAGTTCGTTAAAGTGGAAGACGCAGAAGCGGCTAAGAATTCAGACACGGTACATTTGAGCGCGGCGGGGAACAACCCGGGCATACTTGGGAAGGCGATGGACTCGACGCGCGCGAAGAATAAGAAGACGAGCG CGAAAGACGGGTTCGAAAAAAGGGCAGACGCTGTAGAGACAGAACTGCTGAACGACGCCATACTCATTATGGATTCTAAGGAGCAAAAtgtggagaagcaaaaagaggTGGACCAACTGGACAtcattaatttaataaaaactCTGTTTAGTGACAACAAGCAGAAGGTATGGTCCTTCCCGGATCTCTCCGTTGACTATCACAAGgctttcaaaaatgaaaattactTTGAAATAGACTAA
- a CDS encoding hypothetical protein (putative) has protein sequence MRIKTLAESKHLLRSKSLCIDFILHPPSKKHYSTNLNSPVWRCLRGPRSIDRGRCIYTSTELNSQNGSIPNVFEEELSNVFNEYPLSTQRNRQIGDEEIIITNEDRDELKKIGNVVKLDQSSYGVVLQINKHSVVLGRVKNGTLQDSEAEVEEHPTQLVFKQRDEKNVYTPFEYLNYLLSKEPNNQLNIFRDRVKETYHQRVAIKQLYTNLLLIDLFSKINYGQKVCISGEKDAGRREVIQSILYENLLANLIHKNEHFFIICSNGAKSEMLDLFRDLHKWLALACAGEGKSHLAGGLAGGLAGGLAGGLDGSLPGSLPGERADDLPDTLPHAHELYSKNYSLDGVKLPNDVLLICTPPQGGSKVATYISPLLPLYNLEEYKRKYKNIVLIFYDVTTYSEVCSELQKEMGTFVRNYGQQIGKSFEGRSSTSVPIIPGGAIPPPVALPLSVQTILSKYMAVSKYPHSVEEATGEDSPGAEPIQTEYTNNASEETPSGKSHRSRFLHFYLSNEQYLSLLRDAYYQQLPSFSNVENARVFMRKMDVALRCLRPPFRYVP, from the exons ATGAGAATCAAAACGTTGGCAGAGTCAAAGCACCTTCTTCGCTCCAAGTCGCTATGCATAGACTTCATTCTGCATCCTCCCTCGAAGAAGCATTACAGCACCAATTTGAATTCCCCCGTGTGGCGCTGTTTAAGAGGCCCTCGTAGCATCGACAGAGGTAGGTGCATCTACACAAGTACTGAACtaaattcacaaaatggatcTATACCCAACGTGTTCGAAGAAGAATTGAGTAACGTGTTTAATGAGTACCCACTATCGACTCAAAGGAATAGGCAGATTGGTGATgaggaaataattataaCAAATGAGGACAGGGATGAACTAAAGAAAATCGGAAATGTCGTGAAGTTAGATCAGTCCTCCTATGGGGTGGTACTCCAAATTAATAAACACAGTGTAGTGCTGGGTAGGGTGAAGAATGGCACCTTGCAGGACAGCGAAGCGGAGGTAGAGGAACATCCCACCCAACTTGTATTCAAACAGagggacgaaaaaaatgtatacactCCTTTCGAGTACCTTAATTACCTCCTATCAAAGGAACCAAACAATCAgctaaatatatttagggaTAGGGTGAAGGAGACCTACCATCAGAGGGTAGCCATCAAGCAGCTGTACACCAATTTACTACTCATAGATCTAtttagcaaaataaattacggACAGAAGGTCTGCATCTCTGGAGAGAAGGACGCAGGAAGGAGAGAAGTTATCCAATCTATCCTGTATGAAAATTTGTTAGCAAACttaattcacaaaaatgagcatttttttatcatttgttCGAATGGCGCCAAGTCGGAGATGCTGGATCTGTTCCGCGACCTGCACAAATGGTTAGCCCTCGCGTGTgcgggggaggggaaaagccATTTGGCGGGAGGCTTGGCGGGAGGCTTGGCTGGCGGTTTGGCCGGCGGTTTGGATGGCAGCTTACCGGGCAGCTTGCCGGGCGAGCGTGCGGACGACTTACCAGACACCCTTCCGCACGCCCACGAGCTGTACTCCAAGAACTACTCGCTCGATGGGGTCAAGCTGCCGAACGACGTGTTGCTGATATGCACCCCGCCCCAAGGTGGGTCCAAGGTAGCTACCTACATCTCGCCACTCCTCCCCCTGTATAATTTGGAGGAGTACAAAAggaagtacaaaaatattgtgcTCATATTTTACGACGTGACGACGTACAGTGAAGTCTGTTCTGAACTGCAAAAGGAAATGGGGACCTTTGTGAGAAATTACGGACAGCAAATAGGGAAAAGCTTCGAAGGAAGATCCTCTACGAGTGTACCGATAATCCCGGGAGGGGCGATACCCCCACCGGTAGCTCTACCACTGTCTGTGCAAACCATCCTTTCGAAATACATGGCAGTGTCCAAGTATCCCCACTCTGTGGAAGAAGCAACGGGGGAAGACTCCCCAGGAGCAGAGCCCATACAAACTGAGTACACTAATAATGCGAGTGAGGAGACCCCTTCTGGGAAGAGCCACAGGAGTAGG tttttacatttttatttgtccaATGAGCAGTATTTGTCCCTCCTGCGCGATGCGTATTATCAGCAGCTCCCTTCGTTTAGTAACGTGGAGAATGCCCGCGTTTTTATGCGCAAAATGGACGTCGCTTTGCGCTGCCTGCGTCCTCCCTTCCGCTACGTTCCCTAG